A genomic window from Gossypium hirsutum isolate 1008001.06 chromosome D10, Gossypium_hirsutum_v2.1, whole genome shotgun sequence includes:
- the LOC107916137 gene encoding uncharacterized protein translates to MDCNKEEAIRAKDIAEKKMQNKDFSGALRVAAKAQQLFQDLESISQMIVVCDVHCAAEKRLYGNEMDWYAILKVDQTADEATIKKQYRKFALQLHPDKNKFPGAEAAFKLIGDAQRTLLDQGKRSSHDMKRKVTVNRPSPAAACRPPQNSSWFPHAAAQNNFHANFPGLNSQQQRQQPTQTDSSNGRPTFWTKCPYCTVKYQYYTEILNRSIRCQTCKKNFVAYDSGAVPPASKMSRPKFPQQGVAQNQGACGVDQRSQRSFTVENVFTGFTPNAPHTTEARKGKGNSKRGKKQTVESSGSSNESDEDMVIDGNGDVLVGKQSNSQAEQNVRRSGRRKKHISYKVNLSDEEDLGSLPKKTKTSGSPCANEETKEMPNEDESKQKNRAGEVKYQNARDHREGKGFKSSFLKEMSDGDDLRKPGKAYADGLKENLNPIVDDSVSDLSQKETKEPLVFACANPEFYDFDNDKKESSFSVGQIWALYDTLDAMPRFYARIRKIFSSGFKLKITWLEPDPDDANEIEWVGEGLPVSCGKFKHGASENTEDRLMFSHLLYWEKGTCRDTYKIFPRKGETWALFKNWNINWKSGSGTDQKYEYEFVEILSGGVEGAGIQVAYLNKVKGFVSVFSRMSKNGVGTFVVPRNELFRFSHMVPSFVLTGKERKGVPKGSFELDTAALPEEIAVPKVLKANGDSRHLSSSYSAACEILKPTVGSDEPAPSASASKIFEIPESEFYNFDADKTKEKFLVGQVWALYGDDDGLPKYYGEIKNIESHPVFKIHVTWLLPCQSERRTKWYDTSMPTCCGRFSRKGSQVYTSTDSFSHKLKAESTGTKDEFAISPRQGEIWALYRNWTPQIKCSDLENWYYDIVLVMKETNGCIEVLMLERVDGFNSVFRVQAKGGSNVAAEISWVDQLRFSHQIPFFELTEERNGSLRGCWELDPAALPVHYFS, encoded by the coding sequence ATGGACTGCAACAAGGAAGAGGCCATCAGGGCCAAAGACATTGCGGAGAAGAAGATGCAAAATAAGGATTTTTCTGGTGCTCTTAGAGTTGCAGCCAAGGCCCAGCAACTATTTCAGGATCTGGAGAGCATATCTCAGATGATAGTGGTGTGTGATGTGCATTGTGCTGCCGAGAAACGATTGTATGGCAATGAGATGGATTGGTATGCCATACTTAAGGTTGATCAGACAGCTGATGAAGCTACAATCAAGAAGCAGTATAGAAAATTTGCCCTTCAACTTCACCCGGATAAGAACAAGTTTCCTGGTGCAGAAGCTGCTTTTAAGTTGATCGGGGATGCACAAAGGACACTTTTGGATCAAGGTAAAAGATCTTCTCATGACATGAAACGCAAAGTTACTGTTAATAGACCATCTCCAGCTGCAGCATGTCGCCCCCCACAGAACTCAAGTTGGTTTCCACATGCAGCTGCTCAGAATAACTTCCATGCCAACTTTCCTGGCTTGAATTCTCAACAGCAACGACAACAACCAACTCAAACTGATTCCTCCAATGGCCGGCCCACTTTCTGGACCAAGTGTCCTTACTGTACAGTTAAGTACCAGTATTATACAGAAATACTTAACAGATCTATTCGCTGCCAAACTTGCAAGAAGAACTTCGTTGCCTATGATTCAGGTGCAGTTCCACCGGCAAGTAAAATGAGTCGGCCAAAGTTTCCCCAACAAGGAGTTGCACAGAATCAGGGTGCTTGCGGAGTTGATCAAAGGTCTCAAAGGAGTTTCACTGTTGAGAATGTTTTTACAGGCTTTACTCCAAATGCACCTCATACTACTGAGGCTAGAAAGGGAAAGGGGAATAGTAAAAGAGGAAAGAAGCAAACTGTTGAATCCAGTGGAAGCAGCAATGAGTCTGATGAGGATATGGTGATTGATGGAAATGGTGATGTTCTGGTTGGAAAGCAGTCTAATTCTCAAGCAGAGCAGAATGTGCGGAGATCTGGTAGGCGTAAGAAGCACATTTCATATAAGGTGAATTTAAGTGATGAGGAGGACCTTGGTAGCCTTCCAAAAAAGACTAAAACAAGTGGATCACCCTGTGCCAATGAAGAAACTAAAGAAATGCCTAATGAAGACGAGTCTAAACAGAAAAATCGAGCTGGTGAAGTGAAATATCAGAATGCAAGGGATCATAGAGAAGGTAAGGGTTTTAAGTCAAGCTTTTTAAAGGAAATGAGTGACGGAGATGATCTTAGGAAACCTGGGAAAGCTTATGCTGATGGCCTTAAGGAAAATTTAAACCCCATTGTTGATGATTCTGTGTCAGATTTGAGCCAAAAAGAAACAAAGGAGCCCCTGGTTTTTGCATGCGCGAATCCAGAGTTTTATGACTTTGACAATGATAAGAAAGAAAGCAGTTTTTCAGTAGGTCAGATTTGGGCTTTGTATGATACGTTGGATGCCATGCCTAGATTCTATGCTCGGATCAGAAAAATCTTCTCTTCTGGGTTCAAGCTAAAAATAACCTGGCTAGAACCAGATCCAGATGATGCAAATGAAATAGAATGGGTCGGAGAAGGTTTACCGGTTTCTTGTGGTAAGTTCAAACATGGGGCCTCTGAAAACACTGAAGATCGTCTTATGTTTTCCCATTTGCTATATTGGGAAAAAGGAACTTGTAGAGATACCTACAAGATATTTCCAAGAAAGGGAGAAACTTGGGCCCTTTTCAAGAACTGGAATATCAATTGGAAGTCTGGTTCTGGCACTGACCAGaaatatgaatatgaatttgTTGAGATCTTATCTGGGGGTGTTGAAGGTGCAGGTATACAGGTTGCTTACTTAAATAAGGTAAAAGGCTTTGTAAGTGTATTCTCTCGAATGAGTAAGAATGGAGTTGGTACATTTGTAGTTCCGCGCAATGAACTATTCCGGTTTTCCCACATGGTACCGTCCTTTGTACTGACTGGTAAAGAGAGAAAAGGGGTGCCCAAAGGTTCCTTTGAACTCGACACAGCTGCTTTGCCTGAAGAAATTGCTGTTCCTAAGGTCTTGAAGGCGAACGGTGATAGCAGACATCTTAGTAGCTCTTATTCGGCTGCTTGTGAAATACTGAAGCCTACTGTGGGATCTGATGAGCCTGCTCCTTCAGCTTCGGCCTCAAAAATCTTTGAAATCCCAGAATCTGAATTCTACAATTTTGATGCCGACAAAACCAAGGAAAAGTTTCTTGTTGGTCAGGTCTGGGCATTGTATGGTGATGATGATGGCTTACCAAAGTACTATGGTGAGATTAAGAACATCGAGTCCCACCCGGTTTTCAAAATACACGTGACGTGGCTTCTTCCTTGCCAATCAGAAAGAAGAACCAAGTGGTACGATACAAGCATGCCTACTTGTTGCGGAAGATTTAGTAGAAAGGGTTCCCAAGTCTACACCTCCACTGACTCCTTTTCTCATAAGTTAAAGGCAGAGTCTACCGGTACTAAGGATGAATTTGCCATCTCACCTAGACAAGGTGAGATCTGGGCATTATATCGGAACTGGACTCCTCAAATTAAATGTTCGGACTTGGAGAACTGGTACTATGACATAGTGCTGGTTATGAAGGAAACCAATGGGTGCATAGAGGTTTTAATGTTAGAACGTGTGGATGGCTTCAATTCTGTTTTCAGGGTTCAAGCAAAAGGGGGATCTAATGTTGCAGCCGAAATCTCTTGGGTGGATCAGCTAAGGTTTTCGCATCAAATTCCATTTTTCGAGCTAACCGAAGAGAGAAATGGCAGCCTAAGAGGTTGCTGGGAACTTGATCCTGCAGCATTGCCGgtacattatttttcttaa